A single genomic interval of Sulfolobales archaeon harbors:
- the tpiA gene encoding triose-phosphate isomerase: protein MTSGSQLRPPLLVINFKTYRSSFGSSALEIAKSSEKVSREIGIRIILAPPLIETSYIVRNVSIDVYAQYGDPLYYGAYTGHTPLEALKDIGVKGVLINHSEKPLELRNIIRISEIAREIGIETIACSDSRGLAKMIAMYAKPSAIALEPPELIGTGIAVSKAKPEIILEGVSAVKEISKEIIVLAGAGISTKEDASRSIELGAEGILVSSAIMLSKDPGKTILEFAEAILRAWDSRSSA from the coding sequence GTGACTAGCGGATCCCAGTTGAGACCCCCACTCCTAGTTATAAACTTTAAAACATATAGATCCTCTTTTGGATCCTCTGCCCTAGAGATAGCAAAGTCATCAGAAAAAGTATCAAGAGAAATAGGTATTAGAATCATATTAGCCCCACCTCTAATAGAGACCTCCTATATAGTGAGGAACGTGTCTATAGATGTCTATGCACAATACGGAGACCCGCTATACTATGGAGCCTATACAGGCCATACACCACTAGAAGCTCTAAAAGACATAGGCGTTAAAGGTGTTCTAATCAATCACAGTGAAAAGCCATTGGAGCTAAGGAATATTATAAGGATCTCGGAGATAGCAAGGGAAATAGGTATCGAGACTATAGCTTGCTCAGATAGCAGAGGCCTCGCCAAGATGATAGCAATGTATGCCAAACCAAGCGCTATAGCTCTTGAACCACCTGAGCTAATAGGCACAGGAATAGCTGTATCAAAAGCCAAGCCAGAGATCATTTTGGAGGGGGTAAGCGCTGTAAAGGAGATCTCGAAGGAGATAATAGTATTAGCGGGTGCAGGGATATCGACGAAAGAGGATGCATCAAGATCTATAGAGCTGGGAGCAGAAGGGATCCTAGTATCATCAGCGATTATGCTATCAAAAGATCCTGGGAAAACCATTTTAGAATTTGCAGAAGCTATATTGAGAGCCTGGGATTCAAGATCATCTGCTTAG